A section of the Thunnus albacares chromosome 6, fThuAlb1.1, whole genome shotgun sequence genome encodes:
- the LOC122984085 gene encoding uncharacterized protein LOC122984085, producing the protein MWLLYSSNTTYILHDFLCARSLPLLAQKTLLSSPLLDWGRLALDLFLALEQQMQLAAAVNNLAARMGTETPVPEMPQNVSVSLATMSEVEELEEWLKDPRHAHAKQNMISALGAVGGENTKRVTWNILSRIFSDTVAKKINWKGVNGKKCFKEMGTRSLLIRAVRKNEAASSAPDSEIDSYAIRWFNLVSDRGGGRNDRAKVKEALTTASQHSTEQQWLT; encoded by the exons ATGTGGTTATTATACAG CTCCAATACCACCTACATCTTGCATGACTTCCTATGCGCCAGATCCCTGCCACTCCTCGCTCAGAAGACCCTTCTTTCATCCCCACTTTTAGACTGGGGAAGACTGGCCCTGGACTTGTTCCTTGCTCTG GAGCAGCAAATGcagcttgctgctgctgttaataATCTTGCTGCAAGAATGGGGACGGAAACTCCCGTGCCTGAGATGCCTCAAAATGTCAGTGTCTCACTGGCCACCATGTCTGAGGTGGAGGAGTTGGAGGAATGGCTTAAAGATCCAAGACACGCACATGCTAAGCAAAATATG ATTTCTGCTCTTGGTGCTGTAGGTGGAGAGAACACCAAAAGAGTCACGTGGAATATCCTGTCAAGGATTTTCTCAGACacagtggccaaaaaaataaactggaaaGGGGTCAATGGGAAAAAGTGCTTCAAAGAAATGGGCACAAGAAGTCTGTTGATCA GGGCTGTAAGGAAGAACGAAGCTGCTAGCAGTGCTCCAGACAGTGAGATCGACTCATACGCTATCAGATGGTTTAACTTGGTGTCTGACCGGGGAGGCGGCCGCAACGACCGTGCCAAGGTTAAAGAGGCATTAACCACG GCATCACAACATTCCACCGAGCAGCAGTGGCTGACTTGA
- the dnajc30b gene encoding dnaJ (Hsp40) homolog, subfamily C, member 30b, with protein MAEVGQRLGSGVYRLSALRNSQSRPVCTGESPGSLLVTCTVNDSRIKAETALDQRQVHPESKSRATRRKSEKLSRVRKGRQVNGTSASLDPDSSRFIGFVQTRESLQDYKTALYLSSTRLQSLLPVRMTPWTRGAVSIHPDTFRSPQQLQAFCTVIFILAEQGSERPSCGLRRLKLHPDTPHSSTTTRGYSWRGDSSTRDALLLYRSRTAYYDILKVTPSATQSQIKTAYYKQSFIYHPDKNPGSKEATQRFSEISEAYTVLGNISLRRKYDRGILSQSDIQSAGRPSSKEAPSKSTGSTQQQQQQQQQQHQHQQRARRFSQAGGKPMFDFDAFYQAHYGEQLQREKDMRARKQRMQEKQKDNYSKWREGKIMEMTVAMLLATAGLIFVNLSRP; from the coding sequence ATGGCAGAGGTCGGTCAGAGGCTGGGGAGCGGAGTTTACCGGCTGTCCGCTCTCAGAAACAGCCAGAGTCGACCGGTCTGCACCGGAGAAAGTCCCGGATCTCTGCTGGTAACTTGCACCGTCAATGACAGTCGGATAAAAGCGGAAACAGCTCTGGATCAACGTCAAGTTCATCCAGAGTCAAAAAGCAGAGCAACACGACGCAaatcagagaaactttccaggGTGAGAAAAGGTAGACAGGTAAATGGGACTTCCGCCTCTTTGGACCCGGATTCATCCCGTTTTATTGGATTTGTTCAAACCAGAGAGAGCTTGCAAGACTATAAAACAGCCCTGTACCTCTCATCAACAAGACTGCAGTCTCTCCTGCCTGTCAGGATGACACCCTGGACCAGAGGAGCTGTCTCCATCCACCCTGACACCTTCAGGTCCCCTCAGCAGCTCCAAGCTTTCTGCACGGTGATCTTCATCCTGGCAGAGCAGGGATCAGAGCGGCCCAGCTGTGGATTGAGGCGTCTCAAACTACATCCTGATACTCCGCACTCATCAACAACAACGAGAGGCTACAGCTGGAGGGGTGACAGCAGCACAAGAGATGCTCTTCTGCTGTACAGAAGTAGGACAGCCTATTATGACATTCTCAAAGTGACCCCCAGCGCCACACAGTCCCAGATCAAGACAGCCTACTACAAGCAGTCCTTCATCTACCACCCTGATAAGAACCCGGGGAGCAAAGAGGCCACGCAGCGCTTCTCTGAGATCAGCGAAGCCTACACAGTGCTGGGCAACATCAGCCTGAGGAGGAAGTACGATCGGGGCATCCTGAGTCAGTCAGACATCCAAAGTGCGGGGAGGCCGTCCTCCAAAGAGGCCCCAAGCAAGTCCACAGGATccacgcagcagcagcagcagcagcagcagcagcagcatcaacaTCAACAGAGGGCCAGAAGATTTTCCCAAGCTGGGGGGAAGCCCATGTTTGATTTTGACGCCTTTTATCAGGCTCACTATGGggagcagctgcagagagagaaggacatGAGAGCCAGGAAGCAGCGCATGCAGGAGAAACAGAAGGACAATTATAGCAAGTGGAGGGAGGGTAAAATAATGGAGATGACTGTGGCGATGCTGCTGGCCACCGCAGGGCTGATTTTTGTCAATCTCAGCAGGCCCTGA